The genomic region AGAAACAATTGGTGCAGCAGAAGAAGACAATAGTAAATTTGCAGTTTCAGAATCATGGGCACTGACATCAACAGGGTTACCACATGATACTACTTTTGTTAGGATGCCATTAAATGAATTCTCCGGCAGAGTACTAGGTTCTGTGAATATGGAACCACAGGAGGAAGCAACTGATAAGGACAGTTCAGACAAAGCAACAGCACTTGAGGCATCAGATATGGTGCCAGAGTCATGTGCGGGGCTGTAACAAACAGTACCCATCTTCTGAGGCAACTGTAGCTCCTCTCTTTCCACTAAAGTTGAAGGTACAATGTTATCCGGAACACATGCACTTTCATTGTTAGAATCACTAAATTCAGACAGAAAAATAGCTTCTGAGGCACCCGATACAGTATCAGAGTCATTTCCCACATTTTGTGGGGAATTGAACACCTCCCCATCCACTAAAGTTGAAGGTGAAATCTCATCCAGAGAAAGACATgcactattattattagaattagtGAATTCAGACAGCACAAGAGAACCTGAGGCATCAGATACGGTGTCAGAGTTATTCGGAGGGCTATAGAAAGCCGTTCTCACCTCTTGAGGGGACTGGAACTCCTCTCCATCAAATATAGTCGAAGGCAAAACCTCATCcaaagaaacacatgcattgtcattattagaatCAACAAATTCACTGGATAATGTTTTAATCAACGATTTTTTCTCATTAGGAAAAACTAATTCCAAAACTTCAGGTGCGTTAAATTTCTCCTTTATTGCATCTTCCTCCGTGCTCAAATCATAgtattcattattttctaaagCTGAATCAGAATTTCCCCCTTCAAGGGATTCCCCAGAAGCTGTAGTAGTTGATTGATCTACAAGGTCACATCCACCGAATGCATTACTGGGTTGATGAATCTTCGTCGTATAGACATCACTGGACTTGATAATTAACTGATTTACAGAAGATGTATGTCCACGATCTTCCTCAATACCAATCATTGATTTAATATATCCGCCAACAGCAGCATTTCCTTTTAAAGCCACTGACTGAGCTTCACATCTTACTGGATCAACTACTTGAACAACCTCAGAACATAACTTTTTCATGCTCTTACTCACAGTGTGCACTTGATTCTCAACATATTTAACTGGGTCCTGAACAAGGATGCAATTCAAATTAAGAAGAAATAATTCCCAAATCAAGTTTGTCACTTTGGTGCATATAGGGTAACAGTTATCAAGCACATAGTCCTGAATTTTGATGCAAtgatattcatatatatagtgAAATTACACAAGTTCAAATAACATGAAAATCAAACTCCTCAGTAAGAAAAACTGATACCTGGTTGACAATGTTATCGACTTCATGGCATATTGTTTCAAACCTCTGATAAATATCGCCAACCCAGGCTATACCTTTCGACTTAAAATCCATCGTAAAACCCTTTTTATTGCAGCATAAGATAGACACAAATTCACTGTAGAAAACTGATCTTAAAACCTGCATACAATTGATAACAATAATCCTATCAGAGTATGTACAAAATCTTAAGCCTAAAACTATAAAGGAGACATCAATTAGGCAAAGGAAGGGACTTATCAGAATTGATAATTGTATGTAGGTTACCAATTACAAACAacataaaactataaaaaaaggaaaaagaaattacaacagtaaagtaaaatttattggAACAACAGTGTGGTAAAATTGACATGATCAAGCAATCAACTTCAGCTAACtcaaaaaacttttaaaaaaaaattacattcataaaaaaataaaattctcttTCACTATCAATtgtagaatattaaaaaataaagaaaggaactaagttcttttaaagaaaaaatcttAACGATTACCGGAGAAGTAATGATGATCCCCGGAAAGTTTGGATTAGCTGGACTgaagaggagagagagagggttTTTGATAAACAGAGAGAGAAGGGACAGGGGGAGCCGCTGGTAGGGTTTTGGGGATTGactaataataactaaaaacaaattatttaaattgaaaattaggattttattttaactttaataGTATGTGTATCGGCttgtttatatgtatatatatattatttaaattgaaaattaggattttattttaactttaataGTATATGTTTTGGCTTGTTTATATGTATATCTacattatttaaattcaaaattaggattttattttaactttaataGTATGTGTTTtggcttatatatataattttttgaggattaaaattttttgacatttttattttgaaatgggtgtatttatttttattttggtatgTATGTTTACTTTTGATATAAAGATTTaagtttatatgtatttttataagtttttctcttaatttgtggattaatatgtttaattttttacacataagatttctattttaatatgtgtacttattttttatatatgaaatttaaatttatatataattttataattttgttattaattaattgattcgTAAATTACATTCCCAATTGGATGCTCACTCTAATCTAAAagaatatcataattaattatattttaatattatattaactaataaacagtttcaattatactaattctatcattagaaatagtatattaattatattttaatattatattaaataataaatttatttacagttagaaaataattgtaattctaaagaataatatttttaatattacattcaataataaattaatttttgaatatatataatgaatttttaattttaaaaattatattgatatattaatttatataatattaaaattaagtaacaaataatttttaattatcaaattaataaaatttttaaatttttaaaaaattaaagacatttaaaaacagttagtttattattattttttaaaattttataaattaatattaatattaaaaattattaaattatatctatcaactggattttataatcaaaataataataatggacGTGCAACGCACAGATAAACAACTAGTTCCTAAGTAAACATTTTaacatatgtatttattttgacatatgagAATCAagtttatatgtatatttataatctttttattaattttttaattaataagtcaTATTTCTAATtgcatattaattttaatcctataaaataatatattattaataaattagtttgtTAATTAGATGGTTGGTTTCttagttaaatataattatcttaaaaatagcttattgattatattttaatattatattatccaataaattatttttgtaattaaataatgattctaattctaataaataacattttaaatattatacttattaataaattaatttcttaatttttaattttaaaaaatagtaatatcaattatattgatagtattaatttatatgatattagaATTAGTTCATATTAATTGTGtgaaacttaaaatatttttgacatataaaattttttattttgacatgtgtacttaATTTTGACACTTTAGATTCAAacttatatgtaattttatagtttatttattaatttattaattaatgagttacattcttaattaaatatttaatatatgtacTTATTTCTCACACATGAGTTTCAAACTTATGTGTAATTTGATGactttttctatcaatttattaattaataagtaacattcataattaaacacttattctaatcttagaaaatagtatattaataataaattagttttctaattaaataatatattagtttttaattagataataatatttaaaaataatatattaattatgtttaatattattttacctaataaattaattttttaattagataataattctaattctaaaatataatattttaaatattatatttactaataaattaatttttaattatataataattcttaattttaaaaaattattaatatgctactatgataatattaatttatacaatattagaataaattaataaatatttttagaatattttttatattattacaataataaaattttaaaatattaaaaaagctaagaaaaatattaaaaatatctaatttattgttatttttaaaatatgatgaataaatattaaattttaaaaatttaattaaattttatttataaacctaaatttataatcaacGGTCGTGTAATCGCAGATAAACGATTAGTTTCCTAATAATTATAggattttgtattattatcaTCCCATGTTCATTCTAATTCTAAGAGTATTTCTAAtgcattttttatatacatcaaactctttatatatgaAAGTCAAACTTCgttctctattttaatatatcataatcataatatatatgaaagtgTGAAAAGATGggatagataaaattattaaaagagccttattattagtattattaagaTTGGTTGATTTGGTCTTCTACTAAtctaatataattaactaacaagataatatattgtagtaatataaaaataaaatttatataaagctataatactaaaagattataaattaaaaataaagaaaaaatttatgtaaaatttgtatacaattgcaatattaaaagattataaattaaaaaataaaaacttattaaaaaaggaaaaggaacagaaaaaatatttctccTGATT from Ricinus communis isolate WT05 ecotype wild-type chromosome 9, ASM1957865v1, whole genome shotgun sequence harbors:
- the LOC8287517 gene encoding inner centromere protein A isoform X2, with translation MDFKSKGIAWVGDIYQRFETICHEVDNIVNQDPVKYVENQVHTVSKSMKKLCSEVVQVVDPVRCEAQSVALKGNAAVGGYIKSMIGIEEDRGHTSSVNQLIIKSSDVYTTKIHQPSNAFGGCDLVDQSTTTASGESLEGGNSDSALENNEYYDLSTEEDAIKEKFNAPEVLELVFPNEKKSLIKTLSSEFVDSNNDNACVSLDEVLPSTIFDGEEFQSPQEVRTAFYSPPNNSDTVSDASGSLVLSEFTNSNNNSACLSLDEISPSTLVDGEVFNSPQNVGNDSDTVSGASEAIFLSEFSDSNNESACVPDNIVPSTLVEREELQLPQKMGTVCYSPAHDSGTISDASSAVALSELSLSVASSCGSIFTEPSTLPENSFNGILTKVVSCGNPVDVSAHDSETANLLLSSSAAPIVSSTTEVADTGFTCSNSVLSLESAGCSNDFSYVSDDLEGPGMETIDLSDKVKLEESCVMVDNSMLYEASRRIHKHRSFKDVFNSKKRLSKEYEQLAIWFWDLDTESKQDTTQHQLPSSSTLCLDPDLQVLDCEWELL
- the LOC8287517 gene encoding uncharacterized protein LOC8287517 isoform X3 codes for the protein MDFKSKGIAWVGDIYQRFETICHEVDNIVNQDPVKYVENQVHTVSKSMKKLCSEVVQVVDPVRCEAQSVALKGNAAVGGYIKSMIGIEEDRGHTSSVNQLIIKSSDVYTTKIHQPSNAFGGCDLVDQSTTTASGESLEGGNSDSALENNEYYDLSTEEDAIKEKFNAPEVLELVFPNEKKSLIKTLSSEFVDSNNDNACVSLDEVLPSTIFDGEEFQSPQEVRTAFYSPPNNSDTVSDASGSLVLSEFTNSNNNSACLSLDEISPSTLVDGEVFNSPQNVGNDSDTVSGASEAIFLSEFSDSNNESACVPDNIVPSTLVEREELQLPQKMGTVCYSPAHDSGTISDASSAVALSELSLSVASSCGSIFTEPSTLPENSFNGILTKVVSCGNPVDVSAHDSETANLLLSSSAAPIVSSTTEVADTGFTCSNSVLSLESAVMIWKALEWKQLICLTR
- the LOC8287517 gene encoding uncharacterized protein LOC8287517 isoform X1; translation: MDFKSKGIAWVGDIYQRFETICHEVDNIVNQDPVKYVENQVHTVSKSMKKLCSEVVQVVDPVRCEAQSVALKGNAAVGGYIKSMIGIEEDRGHTSSVNQLIIKSSDVYTTKIHQPSNAFGGCDLVDQSTTTASGESLEGGNSDSALENNEYYDLSTEEDAIKEKFNAPEVLELVFPNEKKSLIKTLSSEFVDSNNDNACVSLDEVLPSTIFDGEEFQSPQEVRTAFYSPPNNSDTVSDASGSLVLSEFTNSNNNSACLSLDEISPSTLVDGEVFNSPQNVGNDSDTVSGASEAIFLSEFSDSNNESACVPDNIVPSTLVEREELQLPQKMGTVCYSPAHDSGTISDASSAVALSELSLSVASSCGSIFTEPSTLPENSFNGILTKVVSCGNPVDVSAHDSETANLLLSSSAAPIVSSTTEVADTGFTCSNSVLSLESAGCSNDFSYVSDDLEGPGMETIDLSDKVKLEESCVMVDNSMLYEASRRIHKHRSFKKKFQDVFNSKKRLSKEYEQLAIWFWDLDTESKQDTTQHQLPSSSTLCLDPDLQVLDCEWELL